In the Candidatus Chlamydia sanziniae genome, CTTTTGGTGCTCCTTATTTTTTCTTGAAAATCACTTTTGAAAAAGCTCACCTCCCTCAAATTCTATCAATCTATGCAGACAAACATGGTAAGAAAATCCTTTATAATCAAACTCCTATAAAGACTCTTTCCGAACTCATCGGTATAATCCCTATAGTATTCTTTTCTTCCAGAGACTGCTCTCTTATCTCAGGAGCTCCCGCAAATCGACGGCTTTTCTTAAATGTTCTTTTATCTCAATGTGATAGTCAGTATATCTACAAGCTAGCCTCTTATCACCGAGCTCTCTTACAAAGAAATACCCTTTTGAAAAACAAGCAGACGGCTACACTTACCATCTGGGAGGAACAGTTAGTCAAGTTTGGTGCTTATTTAAGTCTTCAGCGTTTCTCTTGCTGTGAACAGTTAAATAACCTAACACAAGAGTTATGGAAAAACTCCCTGAATGAACAGTTAGAACTAAAATTCAAAAGCTCTTTGGTTAAAAGTTCTTGTCCAACCGAAGCTACTATTGCTGAAGAGTTTCGTAAGCAACTTGCCTCTTCTATATCTCGAGATTTAGAATTAGGGAACACATCTATAGGTCCTCACCGCGAGGACTTCCACTTAACAATCAACCAACTACCAGCATCTCTATTCTCTAGTGAAGGACAAAAACATAGTCACCTTGCCATTTTGCGACTTGCTGAATGCAGATACTTACAACAAGCTCACGACGTATATCCCTTAATCTGTA is a window encoding:
- the recF gene encoding DNA replication/repair protein RecF (All proteins in this family for which functions are known are DNA-binding proteins that assist the filamentation of RecA onto DNA for the initiation of recombination or recombinational repair.) is translated as MKILSLTLKNFRNYKDTEVSFSPNSNYILGENAQGKTNLLEALYVLSLGRSFRTLHITDAITFGAPYFFLKITFEKAHLPQILSIYADKHGKKILYNQTPIKTLSELIGIIPIVFFSSRDCSLISGAPANRRLFLNVLLSQCDSQYIYKLASYHRALLQRNTLLKNKQTATLTIWEEQLVKFGAYLSLQRFSCCEQLNNLTQELWKNSLNEQLELKFKSSLVKSSCPTEATIAEEFRKQLASSISRDLELGNTSIGPHREDFHLTINQLPASLFSSEGQKHSHLAILRLAECRYLQQAHDVYPLICMDDIHAGLDNVRASQLLDLAPTLGQTFISSTYIDQQLLQNNHVLRIENGQVTPHTCI